One genomic segment of Streptomyces sp. NBC_00239 includes these proteins:
- a CDS encoding DUF2637 domain-containing protein translates to MRLTDISLDWLLPGSLLILGVLAAVAVLARGKREGEKAAAEDSWERSEERRRRKEAIYGTASYVLLFCCAAVAAALSFHGLVGFGRQNLNLSGGWEYLVPFGLDGAAMFCSVLAVREASHGDAALGSRLLVWMFAGAAAWFNWVHAPRGMGHDGAPQFFAGMSLSAAVLFDRALKQTRRAALREQGLIPRPLPQIRMVRWLRAPRETFGAWSLMLLEGVRTLDEAVEEVREDKREKEQDRHRRRDQHRLDRARIKALGRQHRAFGRQRGRQLDLPELGTGAGSAPVGAEPAITEPGQLPLVSQIPSGGAPGRPSLQALNGGTGNGGSGFGGAGADGPRTVDLTAEDDTQTIPRLDSLERKLKDLEQQFG, encoded by the coding sequence ATGAGACTGACCGACATATCGCTGGACTGGCTGCTGCCCGGCAGCCTGCTGATCCTGGGCGTGCTTGCGGCAGTGGCGGTGCTGGCCCGCGGCAAGCGCGAAGGGGAGAAGGCGGCGGCGGAGGACAGCTGGGAGCGCAGCGAGGAGCGGCGGCGGCGCAAGGAGGCGATCTACGGCACCGCCTCGTACGTCCTGCTGTTCTGCTGCGCGGCGGTCGCCGCGGCGCTCTCCTTCCACGGCCTCGTCGGCTTCGGCCGGCAGAACCTCAACCTCTCCGGCGGCTGGGAGTACCTGGTCCCCTTCGGCCTCGACGGCGCCGCCATGTTCTGCTCGGTGCTCGCCGTCCGCGAGGCCAGCCACGGCGACGCGGCCCTCGGTTCCCGACTGCTGGTCTGGATGTTCGCGGGCGCCGCGGCCTGGTTCAACTGGGTGCACGCGCCGCGCGGGATGGGCCACGACGGCGCCCCGCAGTTCTTCGCCGGGATGTCGCTGTCGGCGGCCGTGCTCTTCGACCGCGCGCTCAAGCAGACCCGCCGGGCCGCCTTGCGCGAACAGGGCCTGATTCCGCGGCCGTTGCCGCAGATCCGGATGGTCCGCTGGCTCCGGGCGCCGCGCGAGACCTTCGGCGCCTGGTCGCTGATGCTCCTGGAGGGCGTCCGCACCCTCGACGAGGCCGTCGAGGAAGTGCGCGAGGACAAGCGGGAGAAGGAGCAGGACCGGCACCGGCGGCGCGATCAGCACCGGCTGGACCGGGCGCGCATCAAGGCGCTCGGCCGGCAGCACCGGGCCTTCGGGCGGCAGCGCGGCCGGCAGCTGGACCTGCCGGAACTCGGGACGGGAGCGGGCTCCGCGCCGGTCGGCGCGGAGCCCGCCATAACCGAGCCGGGACAACTGCCCCTGGTATCCCAGATCCCGTCCGGGGGCGCCCCCGGGCGGCCCTCCCTACAGGCGCTGAACGGCGGCACGGGTAACGGCGGTTCGGGATTCGGCGGCGCGGGCGCGGACGGGCCGCGGACCGTGGACCTCACCGCCGAGGACGACACCCAGACGATCCCGCGGCTCGACTCGCTGGAGCGCAAACTCAAGGACCTGGAGCAGCAGTTCGGCTGA
- a CDS encoding ATP-binding protein: protein MSRSLRRADLRAVGEVRRALRDLLRHWGRPDSAAVAELLTTELVTNALVHTDQGAEVTASLAACRLRVEVRDFTSRHPRPYVPTADDGTHGRGLLLVQALSDAWGVVSAHGAGKVVWFEIDGREPDGGPA, encoded by the coding sequence ATGAGCCGCTCGTTACGGCGGGCCGATCTGAGGGCGGTGGGCGAAGTCCGCCGGGCACTGCGCGACCTGCTGAGGCACTGGGGCCGTCCCGACTCCGCCGCCGTGGCGGAACTGCTCACCACGGAACTCGTCACCAACGCGCTCGTCCACACCGACCAGGGCGCCGAGGTCACCGCCAGCCTCGCAGCCTGCCGACTGCGGGTGGAGGTGCGGGACTTCACCTCCCGGCATCCCCGACCGTACGTACCGACCGCCGACGACGGTACGCACGGCAGGGGGCTCCTGCTGGTCCAGGCGCTCTCCGACGCCTGGGGCGTGGTCAGTGCGCACGGGGCCGGGAAGGTCGTCTGGTTCGAAATCGACGGGCGGGAACCGGACGGGGGCCCGGCCTGA
- a CDS encoding helix-turn-helix domain-containing protein — MAAPSVRRRRLAAELGALRERAGLKQTDVVARIPGDHTATWLSRIEGARLGVKPAELSAILDLYGLLDADKRDVLLSLARDGAQRGWWQTYSDIISPAYSELIALEADAKCLRSFQSLLLPGLLQTPAYARASISAINMTSSAEDVSRLVEVRIARQSVLTRPEPLDVWAIIYEGALRPKLADPRIMTGQYQRLLDLIEYPSVSIQVIPFDAPLHPGISGPFTVLGFPESADLDVVHVEGLASALYVEAPVDVAVYNSAFEQLRAYALPFAPSADLIAKLKKEQS; from the coding sequence TTGGCCGCACCATCTGTACGCCGCCGCCGGCTGGCGGCCGAACTCGGGGCTCTTCGGGAGCGGGCCGGCCTCAAGCAGACAGACGTGGTGGCACGGATTCCTGGCGACCACACCGCTACATGGCTCTCGCGTATCGAAGGGGCCCGGCTCGGCGTCAAGCCCGCGGAGTTGTCCGCGATTCTGGACCTCTACGGCCTTCTCGACGCGGACAAGCGGGACGTTCTCTTGTCACTCGCACGCGACGGAGCGCAGCGCGGATGGTGGCAGACCTACAGCGACATCATCAGCCCGGCCTATTCTGAGCTGATCGCGCTGGAGGCGGACGCCAAGTGTCTCCGCTCGTTCCAGTCGCTTCTTCTGCCCGGCCTGCTCCAGACGCCAGCGTACGCGCGTGCGTCAATCAGTGCGATCAACATGACCTCGTCAGCGGAGGACGTAAGCCGCCTCGTGGAGGTTCGTATCGCTCGACAGTCTGTCCTCACCCGTCCCGAGCCTCTCGACGTGTGGGCCATCATCTACGAGGGCGCCCTCCGCCCCAAGCTTGCCGATCCGCGGATCATGACCGGTCAGTACCAGCGCTTGCTGGACCTGATCGAGTACCCGTCGGTGTCGATACAGGTCATCCCTTTCGACGCTCCGCTTCACCCTGGGATCAGCGGCCCCTTCACCGTCCTTGGGTTCCCCGAGAGCGCGGATCTTGATGTCGTTCACGTGGAGGGACTTGCCTCCGCGCTGTACGTTGAAGCCCCTGTGGACGTGGCGGTTTACAACAGCGCGTTTGAGCAGCTCCGCGCATACGCGCTGCCGTTCGCTCCGTCAGCCGACCTCATTGCGAAACTGAAGAAGGAACAATCATGA
- a CDS encoding DUF397 domain-containing protein translates to MTMILSAVTSGLSWTKSSYSGDGGNCVEVAAGQLVGVTPVRDSKVPAGPALAFSEPEWGVFVDAVKAGQL, encoded by the coding sequence ATGACCATGATCCTCAGTGCCGTTACGTCTGGCCTGTCGTGGACGAAGAGCAGCTACAGCGGCGACGGCGGAAACTGCGTCGAGGTGGCGGCCGGCCAGCTCGTCGGCGTGACGCCCGTGCGCGACTCTAAGGTGCCCGCGGGCCCCGCGCTCGCCTTCAGCGAGCCCGAGTGGGGCGTGTTCGTCGACGCCGTCAAGGCCGGCCAGCTTTAG
- a CDS encoding DUF2637 domain-containing protein, translated as MKARLARLVSRIRRDVDPVLLQAVIAAALSFAHIHDVAHAAGQTGWKAWAYPVSVDLLMMAAWRRTRSGESGRVGRVGAWFWFAVALTASVGANVATAGLMDLTNPPAYLRLLVAGWPAIALCGGALLFHTRRKEAPEVVYEEPPLAAEEPEEEASEEGAMPSVAAPQKPVLVTYADAAQQLGVAEPTVRGAANSGRIAKHPAATPGRVLVDLAECYAKLRHGRTVGA; from the coding sequence ATGAAAGCCAGACTCGCCCGCCTGGTGTCCCGCATCCGGCGCGACGTCGACCCCGTCCTTCTCCAGGCCGTCATCGCTGCTGCCCTCAGCTTCGCCCACATCCACGACGTGGCGCACGCTGCCGGGCAGACCGGATGGAAAGCGTGGGCGTACCCGGTGAGTGTCGACCTGCTGATGATGGCCGCGTGGCGCCGGACGAGGTCGGGGGAGAGCGGTCGGGTCGGCCGAGTCGGCGCGTGGTTCTGGTTCGCCGTCGCCCTGACTGCTTCCGTCGGCGCAAACGTGGCCACGGCGGGCTTGATGGATCTGACGAACCCGCCGGCGTACCTCCGACTCCTCGTCGCCGGATGGCCGGCGATTGCCCTCTGCGGCGGTGCATTGCTCTTCCACACGCGGCGGAAGGAGGCGCCGGAAGTGGTCTACGAGGAGCCGCCGTTGGCCGCTGAGGAGCCTGAGGAAGAGGCGTCGGAGGAAGGCGCCATGCCGTCCGTCGCAGCACCGCAGAAGCCCGTTCTCGTGACGTACGCGGACGCTGCTCAGCAACTCGGCGTGGCTGAGCCGACGGTTCGGGGCGCGGCCAACTCCGGGCGGATCGCCAAGCATCCGGCGGCTACTCCTGGACGCGTCCTCGTCGACCTGGCGGAATGCTACGCAAAGCTGCGCCATGGTAGGACCGTCGGAGCCTGA
- a CDS encoding sigma-70 family RNA polymerase sigma factor, which translates to MTTPAVTADMIRRAQAGDGDAMWEVVSAHESVLASIVRKAAPSASPAELDDLMQEARVELIARLRSYDTSSDAALSTYTFHAIRRAVTEEWIRMTCSHTVEPSAVLRVRQALAETEGNVEGAWIRISLVGKAKRGMSRETFLSVMGALAGTMSLEAPQHGSDDTTLADTIPDPVDADDVEGRRELANWLLDSIAPRQALTLRSTYGIRTEALADEEIAELLGTTKRAVAQLRHTAGQRMRQVAASHGLNIARGLNEAPSVAQAA; encoded by the coding sequence ATGACCACTCCCGCAGTTACGGCCGACATGATCCGCCGCGCACAGGCCGGCGACGGGGACGCGATGTGGGAAGTGGTCTCGGCGCACGAATCGGTACTTGCGTCGATCGTCCGCAAGGCTGCTCCCTCCGCGTCCCCCGCCGAACTTGACGACCTGATGCAGGAGGCTCGCGTCGAGCTGATCGCCCGACTCCGCAGCTACGACACCTCGTCGGACGCGGCCCTCTCCACGTACACATTTCACGCGATCCGGCGGGCCGTGACGGAAGAGTGGATCCGCATGACGTGCAGTCACACCGTGGAGCCCTCCGCGGTGCTGCGGGTACGACAGGCTCTCGCGGAGACGGAGGGCAACGTCGAGGGTGCATGGATCCGCATCAGCCTCGTCGGCAAGGCCAAGCGCGGCATGTCGCGTGAGACTTTCCTGAGCGTCATGGGCGCGCTCGCCGGCACGATGTCCCTGGAAGCCCCGCAGCACGGGTCCGACGACACCACTCTTGCGGACACCATTCCCGACCCGGTGGACGCGGATGACGTCGAGGGACGGCGGGAGCTGGCGAACTGGCTCCTCGACTCGATCGCGCCGCGCCAGGCACTCACGCTCCGTTCCACGTACGGCATCCGCACGGAGGCCCTTGCGGACGAAGAAATTGCTGAGCTGCTTGGCACCACAAAGCGGGCGGTGGCCCAGTTGCGCCACACCGCCGGCCAGCGGATGCGGCAGGTGGCCGCGTCGCACGGCCTGAACATCGCTCGTGGTCTCAACGAGGCCCCTTCCGTCGCCCAAGCTGCGTAA
- a CDS encoding DUF7169 domain-containing protein produces MRSTPQASGVASVSQNRTIRGRMSTNETSVSGRTAIARPQSVTYCRDHAGQRLSQLVTQLYAELAELRQMCAAYDDAVTARSRRPGAAPDETGRSATSGPSRPTEDIALDDHRQALTDELQIGAALLPTALACVRGVTASMDRALARWEGEEPAEHGGGAA; encoded by the coding sequence ATGAGGAGTACTCCACAAGCCTCGGGGGTGGCGAGCGTGAGTCAAAACCGCACGATAAGGGGACGGATGAGCACTAACGAGACGTCGGTATCCGGCCGCACGGCGATTGCCCGGCCGCAGAGCGTGACGTACTGTCGCGACCACGCAGGACAACGTCTGTCCCAACTGGTCACTCAGCTTTACGCGGAACTGGCCGAGTTGCGTCAGATGTGTGCTGCTTATGACGACGCAGTTACCGCCCGCAGTCGACGACCGGGGGCGGCGCCGGACGAAACGGGTCGCTCCGCGACGAGCGGTCCATCCCGCCCCACTGAGGACATCGCGCTTGACGATCACCGTCAGGCACTTACAGACGAACTCCAGATAGGCGCCGCGCTTCTGCCCACGGCCTTGGCCTGTGTTCGCGGCGTCACCGCATCCATGGACCGCGCCCTAGCCCGATGGGAGGGGGAGGAGCCGGCCGAGCACGGGGGTGGCGCAGCATGA
- a CDS encoding HNH endonuclease, with protein MARHATRPVRIAPPLRPPKPTFGPTRRAVLAIWEDADEWSCTYCDSPAGPMVVLEMDHVTPLSLGGVHDFHNLSPACRECNRRKGDLSVGAWGALLAAEMGAECCVPAP; from the coding sequence ATGGCCCGCCATGCCACCCGGCCTGTCCGCATTGCTCCCCCTCTGCGACCGCCAAAGCCGACATTCGGACCCACGCGCCGCGCCGTCCTGGCGATATGGGAGGACGCCGACGAGTGGAGCTGCACCTACTGTGACTCGCCTGCGGGGCCGATGGTTGTACTCGAAATGGATCACGTAACCCCCCTCTCGCTGGGGGGCGTTCACGATTTCCACAACCTTTCGCCGGCTTGCCGAGAGTGCAATCGGCGGAAAGGTGATCTTTCTGTCGGCGCATGGGGCGCGCTTCTAGCAGCGGAGATGGGTGCGGAGTGTTGCGTTCCGGCTCCGTAG
- a CDS encoding DNA polymerase: protein MIIPTFPVLGELIPVYVPQTVEDFQAFQRYIIDRANAGERVAYDTETTGLATFSKDFRIRTAQFGTPDQAWVLQVEKGDDLRRLAAWALRTLPALSMQNRNFDMLATDRHLPGASLEMLAPKTLDAYIYSHLSDPRRRDQGGVGNGLKDAAAHYVDPSAPDTAAGLYGEFHAIGETKDTGWSKIDINNPLYLSYAGGDVILTSRLLPKLEERVRELGINPGLIPFEHDVGYVCALIERRGMRIDRAYTTKLSAQLLEESAEWAAKAARYGVSNVNSTRQLSEALLGMGEVIPERTAGGAVQVNSTVLKRLADVDKDWEPIGSRTANPLAMAVLRSKRASKWRTSYAEAMLRTADEHDRVHPKIGALAARTARMSISDPPFQQLPSGMWVIRHAVIADEGHRVISVDYSSVEPRVMAALSGDERMTAAILRGADLHNLTAESVYGPDFTPGQRKVAKVVQLGVAYGGGAKTIAAQTGLSMPAAQDAVKGYKRTYPRLARYIRNLQAQVIRDGYTLRTPSGRRLIFDRDAAYASFNGEIQSTARDIFAQGLLEIHARGLTPHVLLPVHDEIVADATDNEAPEVAREIGEAMTMSLRGIPLGTDPDVGGRSWGSLYMKKASTMIENDQWYADHPQEAHAAELARA from the coding sequence ATGATCATTCCCACCTTCCCCGTGCTTGGGGAACTGATACCGGTCTACGTCCCCCAGACAGTGGAGGACTTCCAGGCATTCCAGCGGTACATCATCGACCGGGCCAACGCCGGCGAACGGGTGGCGTACGACACGGAGACAACGGGGCTCGCGACGTTCAGCAAGGACTTCCGCATCCGAACGGCGCAGTTCGGTACGCCGGATCAGGCGTGGGTGCTTCAGGTGGAGAAGGGGGACGACCTCCGACGTCTGGCAGCGTGGGCCCTGCGGACTCTTCCGGCGCTGTCCATGCAGAACCGCAACTTCGACATGCTGGCGACCGACAGGCATTTGCCCGGCGCCTCCCTGGAGATGCTCGCTCCGAAGACGCTTGACGCGTACATCTACAGCCACCTCTCCGATCCTCGTCGACGGGACCAGGGCGGCGTCGGGAACGGTCTCAAGGACGCTGCTGCCCACTACGTGGATCCGTCTGCACCCGACACGGCCGCCGGACTCTACGGAGAGTTTCACGCGATCGGAGAGACGAAGGACACCGGGTGGAGCAAGATCGACATCAACAACCCGTTGTACCTGAGCTACGCCGGCGGGGATGTGATCCTGACGTCTCGCCTCCTGCCCAAGCTGGAGGAGCGCGTTCGGGAGTTGGGTATCAACCCGGGACTGATCCCCTTCGAGCACGACGTGGGCTACGTTTGCGCCCTCATCGAGCGCCGCGGAATGAGAATCGACCGGGCCTACACGACGAAGCTCTCTGCTCAGCTCCTGGAGGAGTCCGCGGAGTGGGCCGCGAAGGCTGCCCGGTACGGCGTGTCCAACGTGAACTCCACACGTCAGCTCTCTGAAGCTCTGCTGGGCATGGGGGAGGTCATTCCCGAGAGGACGGCCGGCGGAGCAGTTCAGGTGAACTCGACCGTCCTGAAGCGCCTGGCGGACGTCGACAAGGACTGGGAGCCGATCGGAAGCCGGACGGCCAATCCCTTGGCCATGGCGGTTCTCCGCAGTAAGCGGGCGTCGAAGTGGCGGACGTCGTACGCGGAGGCCATGCTCCGGACGGCCGATGAGCACGACCGGGTGCACCCCAAGATCGGCGCCTTGGCTGCGCGGACGGCGCGCATGTCGATCTCTGACCCGCCGTTCCAGCAGCTCCCGTCCGGCATGTGGGTCATCCGCCACGCCGTCATTGCCGACGAGGGACACCGGGTCATATCCGTCGACTACTCGTCCGTCGAACCGCGCGTAATGGCGGCGCTCTCCGGCGACGAGCGCATGACGGCCGCAATCCTCCGCGGCGCCGACCTCCACAACTTGACGGCGGAAAGCGTCTACGGGCCCGACTTCACCCCGGGTCAGCGCAAGGTGGCCAAGGTCGTGCAGCTCGGGGTGGCCTACGGAGGCGGAGCGAAGACGATTGCTGCGCAGACGGGACTGTCCATGCCTGCGGCGCAGGACGCTGTAAAGGGGTACAAGCGCACGTACCCGCGCCTGGCCCGGTACATCCGCAACCTTCAGGCGCAGGTCATACGCGACGGGTACACCCTCCGGACTCCGTCCGGCCGGCGTCTCATCTTCGACCGGGACGCTGCATACGCCAGCTTCAACGGAGAGATTCAGTCGACGGCCCGGGACATTTTCGCGCAAGGCCTCTTGGAGATCCACGCCCGAGGGCTCACCCCTCATGTGCTGCTTCCGGTGCATGACGAGATCGTGGCAGACGCCACCGACAACGAGGCTCCGGAAGTCGCTCGTGAGATCGGGGAGGCAATGACGATGAGCCTCCGTGGCATTCCGCTGGGCACCGATCCTGACGTGGGCGGGCGCTCGTGGGGGTCGCTCTACATGAAGAAGGCGTCGACGATGATCGAAAATGATCAGTGGTACGCGGATCACCCGCAGGAAGCCCACGCTGCTGAACTGGCGCGCGCGTGA